In Prosthecochloris sp. GSB1, the following proteins share a genomic window:
- a CDS encoding ABC transporter substrate-binding protein, with protein MMKNVCLLLLALLFTGGCAGKPSIVSQSPYITHTLCYLGVDDLIVGVSRYDVLDLPKTGGIIDPDGEALARLSPDILFTSDWTAPEVLEAATPAGTRSIILHGFGSMSEIEQNIRDISRELELSDGEARAAAFAAEWRGAAESVKGGGKRVLILSSCQGEPFSFGRNTYLYDLFTVAGFRVVEDHPSIRHLNEAGDIRTLDELLRMTTPEIVFVIEDGEHGCAVNFSAKSVQVVQLNGEHFVYPAPVLLEGIDELLRLYGKGKGGEEG; from the coding sequence ATGATGAAGAACGTCTGTTTGCTGCTCCTCGCGCTGCTCTTCACGGGGGGCTGCGCGGGAAAGCCGTCGATCGTAAGCCAGTCACCATATATCACCCACACGCTGTGCTATCTCGGTGTCGATGACCTGATCGTCGGCGTCAGCCGTTACGATGTTTTGGATCTGCCGAAAACCGGGGGAATCATCGATCCCGACGGCGAAGCCCTTGCGAGGCTTTCCCCGGACATACTTTTCACTTCGGACTGGACCGCTCCCGAGGTGCTTGAAGCGGCAACTCCCGCAGGGACACGGAGCATTATCCTGCACGGGTTCGGTTCGATGTCGGAGATCGAACAGAATATCCGCGACATCTCACGTGAACTGGAGTTGTCGGACGGTGAGGCCAGGGCGGCCGCTTTCGCCGCTGAATGGCGAGGCGCCGCCGAAAGCGTCAAGGGCGGGGGAAAGCGTGTGCTGATCCTGTCGAGTTGCCAGGGCGAACCGTTTTCTTTCGGCAGGAATACGTATCTTTACGATTTGTTTACTGTCGCAGGGTTTCGAGTGGTCGAGGATCATCCATCCATTCGCCACCTCAACGAGGCGGGTGATATTCGGACGCTCGACGAACTGCTGCGGATGACGACGCCGGAAATCGTCTTCGTCATCGAGGACGGAGAACATGGTTGCGCGGTGAATTTCAGCGCGAAATCCGTTCAGGTCGTCCAGTTGAACGGAGAGCATTTCGTCTATCCCGCGCCCGTGCTGCTCGAAGGGATCGATGAACTCCTCCGGCTGTACGGCAAAGGAAAAGGAGGTGAGGAAGGATGA
- a CDS encoding Hsp70 family protein produces the protein MALAFDFGTCNSVVARWNEALNDIETPELPNLGIRYPQPGGADARVIPSMIHFGEGDAPLVGSQVAGAGLVNHPGTFRWLKMDMLRTGGANRGRRVNGRVIYPRPAADDLVDRILMFVRGAFGDIDDELVLTVPVEAFDHYIDWLREAAMKRFPGGISIIDEATACMLGYGDEVLDNEPYCIVDFGGGTLDVSIVRTDLRSASHVRCRILGRAGEEIGGIMIDNWLLEHIQEEQALGDEDIASIGPSLLEAVEEAKIAISNGSPEASFTRFNDVTGRLIDVTLTAGTLQAVLEKKREPGMNSLYQHIVRTLDRALDQARDRAGIRKDELQGIFLVGGSSLLPGIGQKIREYFPGTEVHAGRPFEAIARGACLFSGGVIDQTLTHDYCLRSWNRELRDFELVPVVPRGTPYPTGKPVRSKYIKAASDVQEVLGLVIYERTLMSRPLISYVNGADGLRPVREGERLESRHKALNPEDSEFIHAVPPCRSGDRRFIAGFGVDKNRRLTLWLRDTEPGNRSTIRLRDGSSLPLPVSDLPVVKL, from the coding sequence ATGGCCCTTGCATTTGATTTCGGGACCTGCAACAGCGTTGTCGCCCGCTGGAACGAAGCCCTGAACGACATAGAAACCCCCGAGCTGCCGAACCTCGGCATCCGCTATCCCCAGCCGGGCGGGGCCGATGCGCGGGTCATTCCCTCCATGATCCATTTCGGCGAAGGGGATGCGCCGCTCGTCGGCAGCCAGGTCGCCGGGGCGGGGCTGGTCAATCATCCCGGAACCTTTCGCTGGCTGAAGATGGACATGCTGCGCACCGGCGGAGCCAATCGCGGGCGGCGCGTGAACGGCAGGGTGATCTACCCCCGGCCGGCGGCGGACGATCTGGTGGATCGCATCCTGATGTTCGTGCGCGGCGCGTTCGGCGACATTGACGACGAACTGGTGCTGACCGTGCCGGTCGAGGCGTTCGACCACTATATCGACTGGCTGCGTGAGGCGGCGATGAAACGGTTTCCGGGCGGCATCAGCATCATCGACGAGGCCACCGCCTGTATGCTCGGTTACGGCGACGAGGTGCTCGACAACGAACCCTACTGCATTGTAGATTTCGGCGGCGGCACGCTCGACGTCTCCATCGTTCGCACCGACCTGCGGAGCGCTTCCCATGTACGCTGCCGGATTCTCGGGCGCGCGGGCGAGGAGATCGGCGGCATCATGATCGACAACTGGCTGCTGGAGCACATCCAGGAGGAGCAGGCGCTCGGCGACGAGGATATCGCCTCCATCGGCCCGTCGCTGCTCGAGGCGGTCGAAGAGGCCAAAATCGCCATCTCGAACGGCAGTCCGGAAGCCTCCTTCACCCGCTTCAACGACGTGACCGGCCGCCTGATCGACGTGACGCTCACGGCCGGCACCCTTCAGGCTGTGCTTGAAAAAAAGCGGGAGCCGGGCATGAACAGCCTCTACCAGCACATCGTCCGCACGCTCGATCGCGCGCTCGATCAGGCGCGTGACCGCGCGGGTATCCGCAAGGATGAGCTGCAGGGGATTTTCCTGGTCGGCGGCAGCAGCCTGTTGCCCGGCATCGGGCAGAAAATCCGGGAGTATTTTCCAGGCACCGAGGTTCACGCCGGGAGACCGTTCGAGGCCATCGCCCGTGGCGCATGCCTCTTTTCGGGCGGCGTGATCGACCAGACGCTGACCCACGACTACTGCCTGCGGAGCTGGAACCGCGAACTGCGGGACTTCGAGCTGGTGCCCGTCGTGCCGCGAGGCACCCCGTACCCGACCGGCAAGCCGGTGCGCAGCAAGTACATCAAGGCCGCATCGGACGTTCAGGAGGTGCTCGGGCTGGTCATTTACGAACGCACGCTGATGAGCCGCCCCCTGATCTCCTACGTCAACGGCGCGGACGGGCTGCGTCCGGTCAGGGAGGGCGAGCGCCTGGAGTCGCGGCACAAGGCGCTCAATCCCGAAGACAGCGAATTCATCCATGCCGTGCCGCCATGCCGTTCGGGCGACCGGCGCTTCATCGCCGGGTTCGGGGTGGACAAAAACCGTCGCCTCACGCTCTGGCTCCGCGACACCGAGCCGGGCAACCGGTCCACCATCCGCCTCCGCGACGGTTCCAGTCTTCCGCTACCGGTGTCCGACTTGCCGGTCGTCAAACTCTGA
- a CDS encoding formylglycine-generating enzyme family protein, which produces MNTNETLSELRTRAIRPSADALPPVIVNERDGSPMVLVPEGRFTMGDDLDRESPQKSVHLDAFYISVYAVTNRQYRAFVEATGHQPPNIGARIDSLSFWREEGCPEEFDDYPVVLISWDDADAYARWAGCRLPNEAEWEKAARGPEGMLYPWGDRWDENNCRNRNNKGEESVAPVYAYPEGVSGYGTWNQSGNIMEWCSVWEGEGDSGSVPDGDDALRQERGGCWRYPDKFAFRASQRSFVVPKAVNDFRGFRLVLPVGAGE; this is translated from the coding sequence ATGAACACAAACGAAACCCTTTCCGAACTCAGAACCCGCGCAATCCGCCCATCCGCCGACGCGCTGCCGCCGGTGATCGTCAACGAGCGGGACGGCTCCCCGATGGTGCTGGTGCCCGAGGGCAGGTTCACGATGGGCGACGATCTCGACAGGGAAAGCCCGCAGAAGAGCGTGCATCTCGATGCATTCTACATTTCGGTCTATGCGGTCACCAACCGCCAGTACCGCGCCTTCGTCGAAGCCACCGGCCATCAGCCGCCCAACATCGGAGCAAGGATCGACTCGCTTTCGTTCTGGCGCGAAGAGGGCTGCCCAGAGGAGTTCGACGACTACCCGGTGGTGCTCATCAGCTGGGACGACGCGGACGCCTATGCCAGATGGGCGGGATGCCGCCTGCCCAACGAAGCCGAGTGGGAAAAGGCCGCGCGCGGCCCGGAAGGAATGCTCTATCCGTGGGGAGACCGCTGGGACGAAAACAACTGCCGCAACCGCAACAACAAGGGCGAAGAGTCCGTCGCCCCGGTGTACGCATATCCCGAAGGGGTCTCCGGCTACGGCACCTGGAACCAGAGTGGCAACATCATGGAGTGGTGCTCGGTCTGGGAAGGGGAGGGTGATTCCGGAAGCGTTCCTGACGGCGACGACGCGCTGCGCCAGGAGCGAGGCGGCTGCTGGCGCTACCCCGACAAATTCGCCTTCCGCGCCTCGCAGCGGTCGTTCGTGGTGCCCAAAGCGGTGAATGATTTCCGGGGGTTTAGGCTGGTGTTGCCGGTAGGGGCGGGGGAGTGA
- a CDS encoding TonB-dependent receptor plug domain-containing protein, which yields MKNKRFLVFLAAGLLASGVAGPEDVSGTPRVATYTGKEIVVTAGRVEESKKDVTSNITVIGREEIEASPSHDLGDLLAEKSIGHIQKYPGSNTTVGIRGFRSDAHGNDLKGKILLLLNGRRAGTGNLAKISTANVERIEIIRGPAAVQYGSAAMGGVVNVITRKGSGTPSMFVWHEEGSFDYHETTAGAFGALGGFDYSGSYSFSDMGDYETGAGERYYNTGYDGRVKASLNAGYTFAEGHRLGIIVNHFGLDRAGSPSYLVANDRTSYTEQENRSVDIGYTGRTGDGSFNWMLRYFFGQDDYGYRSPSWGFASDRNVDQKGAQAQVSWSKDSFGLTAGFDWLDYDVESTMSPMKSRYENPAAFLIVKTGLLDDALILSGGLRYDSYDVSIENDEGSDESTDNLTGSAGIAWNLGENVKLRFNYADGFRMPSAGELAGYYPYFGGGFYEGNPELKPEKSSTVEGGVDIVSGGFVSSLTYFHSDFSDKIQEKALPSGNITWENIGGATIAGFEGELSIENRFSLARTELSVTPFFSFTWLTDYNDDETGDHLLYTPEWNTSGGIRFHETHGFKGAFTVSSFGKNHIQDYVTSWAGDVVAKGGFTVASLTLAKTFTFDEQFGRSFTVRGEVENLFDREYQYVNGYPMPGRSFNLGLRVDI from the coding sequence ATGAAGAACAAACGTTTTCTGGTATTTCTTGCGGCGGGCCTGCTCGCTTCGGGCGTTGCCGGGCCTGAAGATGTTTCCGGGACGCCACGGGTCGCCACTTACACGGGAAAAGAGATCGTCGTCACGGCCGGACGGGTCGAGGAGTCGAAAAAAGACGTCACTTCAAACATCACGGTCATCGGAAGGGAGGAGATCGAGGCATCGCCCTCGCATGACCTCGGCGACCTGCTTGCAGAGAAAAGTATCGGTCATATCCAGAAATACCCGGGATCGAATACGACCGTCGGTATCCGCGGTTTTCGTTCCGATGCCCACGGTAACGACCTGAAAGGAAAGATCCTGCTGCTGCTCAACGGGCGGCGTGCCGGGACAGGCAACCTCGCCAAGATATCCACGGCAAACGTGGAGCGAATCGAAATCATCAGGGGCCCTGCCGCAGTTCAGTACGGTTCCGCCGCAATGGGCGGCGTGGTCAACGTCATCACCCGCAAGGGCAGCGGCACGCCCTCGATGTTCGTCTGGCACGAGGAGGGAAGCTTCGATTACCACGAGACGACAGCCGGGGCTTTCGGCGCCCTCGGAGGCTTCGATTATTCCGGTTCCTACAGTTTCTCGGACATGGGGGATTACGAAACGGGAGCCGGCGAGCGATACTACAATACCGGTTACGACGGACGCGTGAAAGCGTCGCTGAACGCGGGGTATACCTTCGCGGAAGGGCATCGCCTCGGGATTATCGTCAATCATTTCGGTCTCGACAGGGCAGGCTCCCCGTCTTATCTCGTCGCCAATGACCGTACCAGCTATACCGAACAGGAAAACCGTTCGGTCGACATCGGTTATACCGGACGCACGGGTGACGGGAGTTTCAACTGGATGCTCCGTTATTTCTTCGGTCAAGACGACTACGGTTACCGTTCGCCGTCCTGGGGATTCGCTTCCGATCGTAACGTCGACCAGAAAGGCGCGCAGGCGCAGGTTTCCTGGAGCAAGGATTCGTTCGGACTCACCGCCGGATTCGACTGGCTCGACTACGATGTCGAATCGACCATGTCTCCCATGAAGTCCCGATACGAAAATCCCGCGGCGTTCCTGATCGTCAAGACCGGGCTGCTCGACGACGCGCTGATCCTTTCCGGCGGCTTGCGTTACGACAGTTACGACGTCAGCATTGAAAACGACGAGGGCAGCGACGAGAGCACGGACAACCTGACGGGAAGCGCCGGCATTGCCTGGAACCTCGGCGAGAACGTGAAACTGAGATTCAACTACGCCGATGGTTTCCGCATGCCTTCAGCAGGTGAACTCGCGGGCTACTATCCCTACTTCGGGGGCGGTTTCTACGAGGGCAACCCGGAACTGAAGCCCGAAAAGAGTTCCACCGTCGAAGGCGGTGTCGATATCGTTTCTGGAGGATTCGTTTCTTCCCTTACCTATTTCCATTCGGATTTTTCCGACAAGATCCAGGAAAAGGCTCTGCCTTCGGGCAACATCACCTGGGAAAACATCGGCGGGGCCACTATCGCCGGTTTCGAGGGAGAGTTGTCCATCGAAAACCGTTTTTCGCTTGCAAGAACCGAACTGTCGGTCACACCGTTTTTCTCCTTTACCTGGCTGACTGATTACAACGACGATGAAACGGGGGATCACCTGCTCTATACTCCCGAATGGAACACTTCGGGCGGCATCCGCTTTCACGAGACTCATGGCTTCAAGGGTGCGTTCACGGTATCCTCGTTCGGAAAAAATCATATCCAGGATTATGTGACGAGCTGGGCCGGAGATGTCGTCGCCAAGGGCGGTTTCACGGTCGCCAGCCTCACGCTCGCGAAAACCTTCACGTTCGACGAGCAATTCGGCAGAAGCTTTACCGTCAGGGGCGAGGTCGAAAATCTTTTCGACCGTGAATACCAGTATGTCAACGGTTACCCCATGCCGGGACGAAGCTTCAATCTTGGATTGAGGGTCGACATATGA
- a CDS encoding transposase, translated as MIGKIWQRNYFERIIRNEREFYNIRAYVRNNPINWERDDENPAR; from the coding sequence ATGATCGGAAAGATCTGGCAGCGGAACTACTTTGAGCGGATCATCAGGAACGAACGGGAATTTTACAACATCAGAGCGTATGTCAGAAACAATCCCATCAATTGGGAGCGAGACGACGAAAATCCGGCAAGGTGA
- the bluB gene encoding 5,6-dimethylbenzimidazole synthase — MMISQSEKEALYKVIHSRRDVRGQFVSDPVPDEAIGRLLEAAHHAPSVGFMQPWDFVVVRDEATRKRVKEGFDIANAEAAAMFSGERRERYCSFKLEGIVEAPLGICVTCDRRRTGDVVVGRTANPEMDLYSTVCAIQNLWLAARAENIGVGWVSIIHHDHIREVLGIPCEIVPVAWLCVGYVSFFHETPELEQAGWLPRLDVRDLVHNERWGEKSL; from the coding sequence ATGATGATATCGCAATCAGAAAAAGAAGCCCTGTACAAGGTCATCCACAGTCGCCGCGACGTGCGCGGCCAGTTCGTATCCGACCCCGTGCCGGACGAAGCGATCGGCAGGCTGCTCGAAGCCGCTCATCACGCTCCGAGCGTCGGTTTCATGCAGCCGTGGGACTTCGTGGTGGTTCGTGACGAGGCTACCAGAAAGCGCGTGAAGGAGGGATTCGACATCGCCAACGCCGAGGCGGCGGCAATGTTTTCCGGTGAGCGGCGCGAACGGTACTGTTCGTTCAAGCTCGAAGGTATCGTGGAGGCTCCGCTGGGCATCTGCGTGACCTGCGACCGCAGAAGAACGGGAGATGTGGTTGTGGGGCGCACGGCCAACCCTGAAATGGACCTCTACAGCACGGTCTGCGCGATCCAGAATCTCTGGCTCGCCGCGCGGGCCGAAAATATAGGCGTTGGCTGGGTGAGCATCATCCATCACGACCATATCCGCGAGGTGCTGGGCATTCCCTGCGAGATCGTGCCGGTCGCCTGGCTCTGCGTCGGCTACGTCTCCTTCTTTCACGAGACGCCCGAGCTGGAACAGGCCGGGTGGCTTCCGCGTCTCGACGTTCGTGATCTCGTGCATAACGAACGGTGGGGAGAAAAATCATTGTGA
- the cobD gene encoding threonine-phosphate decarboxylase CobD, with protein MSTMTRDNLYHHEHGGEPERRFGLRREDVLDFSVNISPISPPLPEETIDSCELHRYPSIDGGGVAGFYRDRFGLARECVLPVSGAIEGIYLIPRALGIRRAVILTPSFFDYERACRIAGSRVTCLWLEEKKRFELPCMEILAGRIGESDAIFAANPNNPTGTRFPKEVFLALASRFPDKWFVMDEAFIQYTDDFPLSSLMQDVRAMKNVLVVHSLTKFYALPGLRLGAVIAHPDTVGTLLKHKEPWTVNAVAERVAGELLNCGEYEKEVRTLIATERAKIFRQLKSVPEITVRGYGANFFLAQWNAGSDLDELLEYLIGRGIHVRDCRNFPGLEDNYFRFSIRKPEENDYLLEQLLSFGKRVGAALE; from the coding sequence ATGTCTACCATGACGCGGGACAACCTCTACCATCATGAACACGGCGGTGAGCCGGAGCGGCGTTTCGGCCTGCGGCGGGAGGATGTTCTGGATTTCAGCGTCAACATCAGTCCGATCTCTCCGCCGCTGCCAGAAGAGACAATAGACTCCTGCGAACTGCACCGCTACCCGTCGATCGACGGCGGAGGCGTCGCGGGCTTCTATCGTGACCGCTTCGGGCTCGCCAGGGAGTGCGTGCTGCCGGTCAGCGGGGCCATAGAGGGGATCTATCTCATTCCGCGCGCGCTCGGTATTCGCAGGGCCGTGATTCTCACACCCTCCTTTTTTGATTACGAGCGGGCCTGCCGCATCGCCGGCTCGAGGGTGACCTGTCTCTGGCTGGAGGAAAAGAAACGTTTCGAACTCCCTTGCATGGAAATTCTTGCCGGACGGATCGGAGAGTCGGACGCGATCTTCGCCGCCAATCCGAACAATCCCACCGGCACGAGATTTCCCAAGGAAGTGTTCCTTGCGCTGGCAAGCAGGTTTCCTGACAAATGGTTCGTGATGGACGAGGCATTCATCCAGTACACTGACGATTTTCCACTGTCCTCGCTCATGCAGGATGTCAGGGCGATGAAAAACGTGCTGGTGGTGCATTCGCTGACGAAATTCTACGCCCTGCCGGGCCTGCGCCTCGGAGCGGTGATCGCCCACCCAGATACCGTCGGCACCCTCCTGAAGCACAAGGAACCGTGGACGGTCAACGCCGTCGCCGAGCGCGTCGCCGGAGAACTGCTCAACTGCGGGGAATACGAAAAAGAGGTGCGCACTCTGATCGCCACCGAGCGGGCGAAGATTTTCAGACAGTTGAAGAGCGTTCCGGAAATAACGGTCAGGGGATACGGCGCGAACTTCTTTCTTGCACAGTGGAATGCCGGTTCGGACCTCGACGAACTGCTCGAATACCTTATCGGCCGGGGTATCCACGTGCGTGATTGCCGGAATTTTCCCGGCCTCGAGGACAATTACTTTCGTTTTTCCATCCGCAAGCCGGAAGAAAACGATTATCTGCTCGAACAACTCCTGTCGTTCGGGAAGCGGGTCGGAGCCGCTCTGGAATGA
- a CDS encoding AAA family ATPase, producing MSWLDELKLNIAARVAVIHLVTIDEEDALKALSGWAQSGDWPEGMGLVTWDIGDQFRQLREPAATFSKMAATPETVLDIIDDYKGSATFILKDFHHFWEHNRKVSRMLRNLASRLPFRDEAVNIIVTSPEGDLPAELCHDIPTIDVGKPGSEQILELLERETRSTRALDNATHGLRERLVEGALGLSMVEAGQAFRKAIVLAGDQPLDERSVRQVLGEKRHIIRESGALELHPYIGSMNNVGGLGALKQWLDQRQEAFSQEAREYGLSTPKGVALIGIPGTGKSLCAKVTAGHWGMTLLRMDVGAIFSGLLGSSEQNIREAIRIAEVIAPCVLWVDEIEKAFAGSVGDSGTASRVFATFLTWMQEKTAPVFVFATANNVDRLPPELLRKGRFDEVFFLDLPTHAERVNILEVHLRERGYTMLSHRFDLNAVASATEGFVGAELQALVNDAMFPAFRDKRREIETGDMLDAARAMVPLSASHQPVIDGLREMVKNGQARNASGEAGAAAT from the coding sequence ATGTCCTGGCTCGACGAACTGAAACTGAACATTGCGGCGCGGGTTGCCGTCATCCATCTGGTGACCATCGACGAAGAGGACGCCCTCAAGGCGCTCTCCGGCTGGGCGCAATCCGGCGACTGGCCGGAGGGCATGGGGCTCGTCACCTGGGACATCGGCGACCAGTTCCGGCAGTTGCGCGAGCCCGCGGCGACCTTCAGCAAGATGGCCGCGACGCCCGAAACCGTGCTTGACATCATCGACGACTACAAAGGCTCCGCTACCTTCATCCTCAAGGATTTCCACCACTTTTGGGAGCACAACCGCAAGGTGTCGCGCATGTTGCGCAACCTCGCCTCGCGCCTGCCCTTCCGGGACGAAGCGGTGAACATCATCGTCACCAGCCCGGAAGGGGACCTTCCCGCAGAGCTCTGCCACGACATTCCGACCATCGACGTCGGCAAGCCCGGCAGCGAGCAGATACTGGAGCTGCTCGAACGCGAAACCCGCTCGACGCGCGCGCTCGACAACGCAACGCACGGCTTGCGCGAGCGCCTGGTCGAGGGCGCGCTCGGACTTTCAATGGTAGAGGCGGGACAGGCATTCCGCAAGGCGATCGTGCTTGCCGGCGACCAACCGCTTGACGAACGGAGCGTCCGGCAGGTGCTCGGCGAAAAGCGGCACATCATCCGCGAAAGCGGCGCGCTCGAACTCCATCCCTACATCGGTTCGATGAACAACGTCGGCGGGCTCGGTGCGCTGAAGCAGTGGCTCGACCAGCGTCAGGAGGCCTTCAGCCAGGAGGCCCGCGAGTACGGGCTCAGCACTCCCAAGGGCGTAGCGCTCATCGGCATTCCGGGCACCGGCAAGAGCCTCTGCGCGAAGGTCACCGCCGGGCACTGGGGCATGACGCTGCTCCGCATGGACGTCGGCGCGATCTTCAGCGGCCTGCTCGGTTCGAGCGAGCAGAATATCCGCGAAGCGATCCGCATCGCCGAGGTGATCGCGCCGTGCGTGCTGTGGGTTGACGAAATCGAAAAAGCATTCGCCGGATCGGTCGGCGACAGCGGCACGGCGAGCCGCGTGTTCGCCACCTTCCTGACCTGGATGCAGGAGAAAACCGCCCCTGTCTTTGTCTTCGCCACGGCCAACAACGTCGATCGTCTGCCGCCCGAACTCTTGCGCAAGGGGCGGTTCGACGAGGTCTTTTTCCTCGACCTGCCGACCCACGCCGAGCGGGTGAACATCCTCGAAGTGCACCTCAGGGAGCGCGGCTACACCATGCTCTCGCACCGCTTCGACCTCAACGCCGTCGCCTCGGCCACCGAGGGGTTCGTCGGCGCTGAACTGCAGGCGCTGGTCAATGACGCCATGTTCCCCGCATTCCGCGACAAGCGCCGGGAGATCGAGACCGGAGATATGCTCGACGCCGCCCGCGCGATGGTGCCGCTCTCGGCCTCGCATCAGCCGGTGATCGATGGGCTGCGCGAGATGGTCAAAAACGGCCAGGCCCGCAACGCCTCCGGCGAAGCGGGCGCGGCAGCTACATGA
- a CDS encoding cobyric acid synthase yields MRNLAIFGTASDVGKSVVATALCRIFRNAGIDVAPFKAQNMSNNSGVTPDGFEIGRAQIVQAEAARVAPTADMNPVLLKPNTDTGAQVVLQGKVASNRSAREYFGDTRPWSDAAFESLLRLGDRHGMLVIEGAGSCAEMNLYDRDFVNFRTARASGASVILVADIDRGGVFAQVVGTLAVLPEEDRKRVAGIIVNRFRGDASLFREGIRILEERAEIPVLGLVPYFRGISIDAEDAVPLRTIVDPAGVPDTEKIGIAVVYFPHISNFTDFAVFDRDERVEVHYLHAPRNLDRYRAVVLPGSKNVRGDLEWLLANGWREKLETFREKGGVIAGICGGYQMLGERVSDPDGVEGRPGDSPGLGFLGVRTVLRKEKTLCNAMGRMNSGSLNVSGYEIHMGETLFSGDASPLLLVTSRNNLPSGGTDGALSPDGRVFGTYFHGIFDGTAFRNWFLRLIDPEFVQGDVGLDRDAEYDKLARHFEEHLDMEAIYRIIGFASRR; encoded by the coding sequence GTGAGGAACCTCGCGATTTTCGGCACTGCCTCGGACGTGGGCAAGAGCGTGGTCGCCACGGCGCTCTGCCGTATCTTCCGCAACGCGGGCATAGACGTCGCCCCGTTCAAGGCCCAGAATATGTCGAACAATTCAGGCGTGACTCCCGACGGTTTCGAAATCGGACGTGCGCAGATCGTGCAGGCAGAGGCCGCGAGGGTCGCGCCGACGGCCGATATGAATCCGGTGCTGCTTAAACCCAATACGGATACTGGCGCGCAGGTCGTGCTCCAGGGCAAGGTCGCTTCCAACCGCTCGGCGAGAGAGTATTTCGGTGATACCCGTCCCTGGTCAGACGCCGCTTTCGAGAGTCTCCTGAGGCTCGGCGACAGACACGGAATGCTGGTGATCGAGGGTGCTGGATCGTGTGCGGAAATGAATCTCTACGACAGGGATTTCGTGAACTTCAGGACGGCGCGCGCCTCGGGCGCTTCGGTTATTCTCGTCGCCGATATCGACCGGGGAGGCGTATTCGCGCAAGTCGTCGGCACGCTCGCTGTATTGCCCGAAGAGGATCGCAAACGGGTGGCGGGGATCATCGTCAACAGGTTTCGCGGGGACGCCTCGCTTTTCCGCGAGGGTATACGCATCCTCGAGGAACGCGCGGAAATTCCCGTGCTGGGGCTCGTGCCCTACTTCAGGGGAATTTCGATTGACGCCGAGGACGCCGTGCCTCTGCGGACTATCGTCGATCCGGCGGGAGTGCCGGACACTGAAAAAATCGGCATCGCCGTCGTCTACTTTCCGCACATTTCCAACTTCACGGATTTTGCGGTGTTCGACAGGGACGAAAGAGTGGAGGTGCACTATCTGCACGCTCCCCGAAACCTGGATCGTTATCGTGCGGTCGTGCTTCCCGGATCGAAAAACGTCCGGGGTGATCTCGAATGGCTTCTGGCCAACGGGTGGAGGGAAAAGCTCGAAACGTTCAGGGAAAAAGGGGGCGTTATCGCGGGCATATGCGGCGGGTACCAGATGCTCGGAGAGCGCGTTTCAGATCCTGACGGCGTTGAAGGGCGGCCGGGCGACTCGCCGGGGCTCGGGTTTCTTGGCGTCCGGACGGTTTTGCGAAAGGAAAAGACGCTCTGTAACGCAATGGGCCGCATGAACTCTGGCTCGCTGAACGTCAGCGGTTACGAGATACACATGGGCGAGACCCTTTTTTCGGGCGACGCATCGCCGCTGTTGCTGGTGACGTCGAGAAACAACCTGCCGTCCGGCGGTACTGACGGAGCGCTGAGCCCCGACGGCAGGGTTTTCGGCACATACTTCCATGGCATTTTCGACGGAACCGCTTTCAGGAACTGGTTCCTGCGGCTGATCGATCCGGAGTTCGTTCAGGGAGACGTCGGACTGGACAGGGACGCCGAGTATGACAAGCTTGCACGTCATTTCGAGGAGCATCTCGATATGGAGGCGATTTACAGAATAATCGGATTCGCTTCGCGAAGGTAG